A region of the Chryseobacterium gotjawalense genome:
TGCTCCTTTTTTTTGTATCATATTTTTTCTCGATTCGACGAAGTGAATTGCTATTGCCATTTTTTTTAAAGGAATCTCCGGTTATGACCTTTATAAACGCAAAAAGTGGACGTTTGGAAATTTAAATCTTTGCTAATTCAGCATAGTAATTTAAACTTACAATTAAAAAACGGATATGCCTAACCTATTTTGTTTCTCGCGAGGAATGATTTTTTTCAACCACAGACCGAACAATTTCCACTAAAACTTAATTTTTTTCTATATAAATTTTAATAATAGTAAATAATTCTGATCTTAAAATTTTTTGTTTCTTTTTGTAAACAGTTATTATATGTTTGCAGTAGAATTTTAATTAAAAGTTACAAAACGAATAAATATAAGAATCATGTGTGGAATTGTATGCCTATTTGACGCAAAACAAAAAACCGAAATCTTAAGACCGCAACTCTTAGAAATGTCGAAAAAAATCCGTCACCGCGGTCCGGACTGGAGCGGTATCTTTCAGAATGAAAAAGTGATTTTTTCGCACGAGCGTTTGGCGATCGTAGATCCTACTTCCGGGAAACAGCCTTTGTTTTCAAAAGATGGAAAAATTGTTTTAGCCGTTAATGGGGAAATTTATAACCACCGGGAATTAAGAAAAGAATTTCCGGAATATGATTTTCAGACAGAATCTGATTGTGAAGTGATTATTCCTTTATTTCAAAAATACGGAAAAACTTTTGTCGACAAACTGAACGGAATTTTTGCTTTCGCAATTTATGATATTGAAAACGATATTTATTTAATCGCGAGAGACCACATGGGAATCTGCCCGCTTTATCAGGGTTGGGATCAGCACGGAAGTTATTATGTGGCTTCCGAACTGAAAGCCTTGGAAGGCGTTTGCAAAACGATTGAAACTTTTTTGCCGGGGCATTTTCTTTTCAGCCCGGAAGGCTACGAACTGCAACAATGGTACGGAAGAGATTGGGAAGATTATGAAAACGTAAAAGACAATTCTACCGATATTGCCGGTTTGCGGAAAGCACTTGAAGATGCCGTTCACCGCCAATTGATGAGTGATGTGCCGTACGGAGTTTTACTTTCTGGTGGTTTGGATTCCTCCATCATTTCGGCCGTTACCGCAAAATATGCGAGAAACAGAATCGAAAGTGGCGATACTCAGGAAGCCTGGTATCCACGCTTGCACAGTTTTGCGGTAGGTTTGGAAGGAAGTCCGGATTTAATTGCAGCTCAAAAAGCGGCTGAACATATCGGTTCCATTCACCATGAAGTTCATTTCACCATTCAGGAAGGTTTAGATGCCGTTCGCGATGTGATCTATCATTTGGAAACTTATGATGTTACCACGATTCGTGCTTCTACACCGATGTATTTGCTGGCAAGAGTGATTAAATCGATGGGCATTAAAATGGTGCTTTCCGGAGAGGGAAGTGATGAGATTTTTGGCGGTTATCTTTATTTCCACAAAGCACCGAATGCCAGAGAATTTCATGAAGAGAATGTCAGAAAATTAGGAAAACTTCATTTGTATGACTGTTTAAGAGCCAACAAAGCGCTGATGAGTTGGGGAATTGAAGGACGCGTTCCTTTTTTGGACAAAGAGTTTATCGATGTAGCAATGCGGATTAATCCGAAAGATAAAATGGTGGGCGCACACGAACCGAAAATTGAGAAATGGGTTTTAAGAAAAGCTTTTGAAGATTTATTGCCGGAAAGCATTACCTGGAGACAAAAAGAACAATTTTCTGATGGTGTTGGCTATTCCTGGATCGATTCTTTAAAAGAAGTGGCCTTGAAAGAAGTTTCAGATGAAATGATGACCAACGCAAAATTCCGTTTTCCTTTGAATACGCCTCAAAACAAAGAAGAGTACAGATACCGAACTATTTTCGAAGAGCATTTTCCAAGCGAAACTGCGGCCGCAACCGTTCCTTCTGTTCCTTCTGTAGCTTGTTCTACGCCAACCGCGCTGGAATGGGATGAAGCTTTTAAAAACGCCAATGATCCAAGTGGAAGAGCGGTTTTTTCTGTTCATGAGGATTCGTATTAAAAAATAAAAGTTACATATTTCTGTTGAAAATTTATAATCAACACAGCGTATTTTAGTAAGAATAAAAACCGAGTCAACGCTCGGTTTTTTCTATTTAAATCTATGTTTAAAAATATTTGGTAAGCTCTGTAGCATAACGGTATTGCCGAATTACCAGAAGCCGGTTATCCCTATATTTATTTGTAAAAATTATTGATGGAAGTACCTTTATGTTCGTTTTAGGCTTCAAAAATGAAACATTTGCGAAAGTATTTTATCGTATATTTATAATCCTAAAAAAGGAATCATGTCACTATTAACTACCATTAAATCGATTGAGCATCTTACTCATGATGTTCTACACGTCGTACTTGAAAAACCTGAAGGGCTGACTTATATCCCCGGACAGGCGGTTGATATTTCTCTTAATAAACCCGGCTGGAGCGAAAAGAAAAACTGTTTCACTTTCACCTCTCTTCCGGAAGATAACCAGATCGAATTTACCATCAAAACTTATCCCGAACGTAAAGGAGTAACCAATGAGCTGCTTTCTGCCAAACCCGGAGATGAGGTTCTTATTTATAAACCATTTGGAGATATCTATTATAAAGGCCCGGGAATTTTCATTGCAGGTGGTGCGGGAGTAACGCCATTTATCGCGATTCTGAAAAATTTAGAAAGGCAGAATGAACTCAATGGAAACAAGCTCATCTTTGCCAATAAACAAAAAGCGGATATTATTTTAGAAGATCATTTTAATGCTGTTCTTGGGAAGAATTTCATCAACGTTTTGTCTAACGAAACTATAGAAGGTTATGAACACGGCTATATCTCGCCGGAATTAATTAAAAAATATTCCGACGAAAATTTGAAATATTATTATCTCTGTGGTCCGCCACCAATGATGACGGCGGTGGAAGGTCATTTAAAAACATTAGGAATATCCGGAGAATTTATTGTGAAAGAAGGTTTTTAAACCGATTTTTATTTATTAAATTTATTGTGCTCAAGTTAAAAGATCTGACTTGAGCATTATTGAGTTAAAAAAACAAATATGAAAAATTATGCTCTCGTAACCGGCAGCGCCGACCGGATCGGAAAAGCGGTCGCCATTCATCTTGCAAAACAAGGTTATCATTTGGTGCTGCATTATAATTCGTCTGTAGAAAAAGCACAAAAAGTAAAAGATGAAATTCTATCATTATCAAATGGAGTAGCAGTAGAATTGCTGCAAATTAATTTTTTAAAAGAAAATGATTTCAATCAAATTTTCACAGCATTAAAAGAGAAGGAAATCAGTATCGAACTTTTAGTGAACTGCGCCTCGGACTTTATACCTTCGAATTTTAAAGATCAGGGGAGTGCTCTTTTCGATAAAGAAATGACCATTAATTTTAAAAATCCTTATCTTCTGACCAAAGCATTTGCGAATGTTTTTGGGAAGGGAAATATCATTAATTTCGTCGATACCAAAGTGGTCAAAAACAGTACGGTTCACCTCGATTATATTTTGAGTAAAAAATTACTGAAAGATTTTACCAGGATTTCTGCGGTAGAGCTCGCGCCGAATATCAGAGTCAACGGAATCGCACCTGGACTGATTCTCCCTCCTGAAGGGAAAGATGAAAGTTACCTGTTGAATTTAGCTCAAAATATTCCTTTAAAAACAATTGGTAATTTAGACGAAATTTTAAAAGCGGTTCAGTTTATTCTGGACAGTAAATTCTTCACCGGACAGATTTTATATATTGACGGGGGCGAGCATTTGGTCTAAAATTAAAGAATCAGCGTTTTCAATTGAAATACAAAACACAAATTGCAGGCATTTGTTTTAAAATAAATCCTAAAAAAAAATTTAAATTAAATATGGGAGCACTCTATCATCCTAAATTATCAACAGTCCGGGTAGAAAATCTGCGTCTGCGGGCATTCATTGGGTTCATCGATTGGGAAACCGAAAAACTGCAGGATGTCATCATTTCTTATTCCTTTAAATATGATACCGCATTGGCCTGCGAAACGGATAATGTGCAGAATGCGGTGGATTATAAAAAGATCACCAAAGAGATTATCGATTTTGTGGATCATAAAAGTTTTCACCTCATTGAAACCTTGGCGGAGAAAATATATGCTTTTATTCAATCTTCTGGCGCTGAAATTCAGGAGATTCAGGTGAAAGTGGAAAAACCTCATGCGCTGCGTTTTGCCGATAATGTCCTGGTTAAAATCGACGGAAAAGACCGGTACAACACAGCGGTTATCGCTTTGGGATCCAATATTGATTCCGAACAGAATTTCAGTAAAGCTTTAAGTCATCTTCAGGAAGTTGGATTTATGATGCAGCGGACATCGTTTATTAAAACAAAAGCGTTGAAATTTGAGGAACAACCGGAATTTCTGAATGGCGCTGTTTTGATCAACACCAGGAAAAGTCTCCCGGGACTGAAAATGCATTTAAAACAGATCGAAGCAATGTTAGGAAGAGTGCGAACTGAAAATAAAAATGCGCCGCGTGAAATCGATCTTGATGTCCTTACTTATAACGGGTTCCTCATTGATAAAGATATAGAGGAACTGCCTTTTCTGATTGGTTTTGTGCAGCAGTTGGAACCGGAAATTGCGCTGAACAATTCGGAATTGAAAAAATAAAATGTTCGTATATTTGTTTAGAATATAATTGTTTAATCTATTGCTTTTACATTATGAACACAATAACTTTAGAAGACCTTACCAAAAAATTACAAAATGCTCCCGCTTCTGTTTTAGAAAAAATTTGGGGTTATGCTGATGCGTTACTGGAAAAAAAACAAAGTTTTGAGCTTTCTGAAGAGCAAAAAAAACATTTAAAAAAACAGAACGATGTTCCGTTGGAAGAATGTTTAGATGCTGATAAAGTTTTTGAGAACCTAAAATCAAAACATGGTTTATAAAATTGTATTAACTCCTGATGCCGAAAGACAGCTTGATGATGCAGTTACATACTATAAAAAAGTAGTTTCTACAAAGGTGGCAAAACTCTTT
Encoded here:
- the folK gene encoding 2-amino-4-hydroxy-6-hydroxymethyldihydropteridine diphosphokinase, whose amino-acid sequence is MGALYHPKLSTVRVENLRLRAFIGFIDWETEKLQDVIISYSFKYDTALACETDNVQNAVDYKKITKEIIDFVDHKSFHLIETLAEKIYAFIQSSGAEIQEIQVKVEKPHALRFADNVLVKIDGKDRYNTAVIALGSNIDSEQNFSKALSHLQEVGFMMQRTSFIKTKALKFEEQPEFLNGAVLINTRKSLPGLKMHLKQIEAMLGRVRTENKNAPREIDLDVLTYNGFLIDKDIEELPFLIGFVQQLEPEIALNNSELKK
- the asnB gene encoding asparagine synthase B — its product is MCGIVCLFDAKQKTEILRPQLLEMSKKIRHRGPDWSGIFQNEKVIFSHERLAIVDPTSGKQPLFSKDGKIVLAVNGEIYNHRELRKEFPEYDFQTESDCEVIIPLFQKYGKTFVDKLNGIFAFAIYDIENDIYLIARDHMGICPLYQGWDQHGSYYVASELKALEGVCKTIETFLPGHFLFSPEGYELQQWYGRDWEDYENVKDNSTDIAGLRKALEDAVHRQLMSDVPYGVLLSGGLDSSIISAVTAKYARNRIESGDTQEAWYPRLHSFAVGLEGSPDLIAAQKAAEHIGSIHHEVHFTIQEGLDAVRDVIYHLETYDVTTIRASTPMYLLARVIKSMGIKMVLSGEGSDEIFGGYLYFHKAPNAREFHEENVRKLGKLHLYDCLRANKALMSWGIEGRVPFLDKEFIDVAMRINPKDKMVGAHEPKIEKWVLRKAFEDLLPESITWRQKEQFSDGVGYSWIDSLKEVALKEVSDEMMTNAKFRFPLNTPQNKEEYRYRTIFEEHFPSETAAATVPSVPSVACSTPTALEWDEAFKNANDPSGRAVFSVHEDSY
- a CDS encoding FAD-binding oxidoreductase, translating into MSLLTTIKSIEHLTHDVLHVVLEKPEGLTYIPGQAVDISLNKPGWSEKKNCFTFTSLPEDNQIEFTIKTYPERKGVTNELLSAKPGDEVLIYKPFGDIYYKGPGIFIAGGAGVTPFIAILKNLERQNELNGNKLIFANKQKADIILEDHFNAVLGKNFINVLSNETIEGYEHGYISPELIKKYSDENLKYYYLCGPPPMMTAVEGHLKTLGISGEFIVKEGF
- a CDS encoding SDR family oxidoreductase is translated as MKNYALVTGSADRIGKAVAIHLAKQGYHLVLHYNSSVEKAQKVKDEILSLSNGVAVELLQINFLKENDFNQIFTALKEKEISIELLVNCASDFIPSNFKDQGSALFDKEMTINFKNPYLLTKAFANVFGKGNIINFVDTKVVKNSTVHLDYILSKKLLKDFTRISAVELAPNIRVNGIAPGLILPPEGKDESYLLNLAQNIPLKTIGNLDEILKAVQFILDSKFFTGQILYIDGGEHLV